A single region of the Raphanus sativus cultivar WK10039 chromosome 1, ASM80110v3, whole genome shotgun sequence genome encodes:
- the LOC108856997 gene encoding uncharacterized protein LOC108856997, translating to MSLAWTDEQTRFYLQLRVEEKLKGNDRNGTVNDTGRRCIIDKFYEAYGERHVWKKFGIKHTTCKTQYTKYKRLINKRTGLGFDGNGFIDMSDDWWNELCKVQSADTDRQLVRTNRGEGWRRGGF from the coding sequence ATGAGTCTTGCATGGACTGATGAGCAAACTCGGTTCTACCTCCAACTGAGAGTTGAGGAGAAGCTGAAAGGGAATGACCGAAACGGAACTGTCAATGATACTGGGAGACGGTGTATCATTGACAAATTTTATGAAGCTTATGGGGAAAGGCACGTTTGGAAAAAATTTGGGATCAAGCACACCACTTGCAAGACTCAGTATACTAAATACAAGCGACTGATTAACAAGAGAACTGGCCTTGGTTTTGATGGAAATGGGTTCATAGACATGTCGGATGACTGGTGGAATGAACTTTGTAAGGTACAATCAGCTGATACTGATAGGCAATTAGTCAGGACAAACCGAGGTGAAGGTTGGCGACGTGGCGGATTCTAG